The Fusarium oxysporum Fo47 chromosome II, complete sequence genome includes a region encoding these proteins:
- a CDS encoding amino acid/polyamine transporter I, with protein sequence MSETTSKADFTAKRDDDIHDAAKSITNNEVPINASGHVQELPQNFNLLSLAGVGLVVGNVWPAIGGSILVAIFNGGPPGVLYEFIVVSMFYWTVAASVAELASAIPSSAGVYHWASVTPGPKWGRIIGFFAGWWNYLAWCLGCASMSSILANTLVQMYALNHPGFVAESWHVFITYIITTWLSCAAVCLWNSAMPGLNKFGVFIILAGFIITVITVTVMPGRGGRPPHASSAFVWKDWTADIGYPDGFVFVAGMLNGAYSVGSVHATTQLAEEIPNPSRNVPIAILFQVATGFVTGLCYLIAIMYAINDYDALFESAYPIAEIYRQATGSAAGATGLLSLVMICIALTVVGLYITCGRTLWALARDGATPFPGVLGHVQESLDMPLWSTIVTAVLVSVLGAIYVGSTTAFNAFVGTFILLCSCSFLACILPNLLSGRKNIAYGPFRMHGIWGFIINGIACAYLLIWSVIYCFPYALPTSAASMNYTCVIWGGLTFLVSLWWFGSARKGYQGPTTTGSVVPGMVIDAA encoded by the coding sequence ATGAGTGAAACTACTTCAAAGGCGGACTTTACCGCCAAGAGAGATGACGATATCCACGATGCAGCCAAATCAATCACCAACAACGAAGTCCCCATAAACGCCTCCGGCCACGTCCAAGAACTCCCCCAGAACTTCAACCTCCTCTCCCTAGCAGGCGTAGGCCTCGTCGTCGGCAACGTCTGGCCCGCCATCGGCGGCTCCATCCTCGTCGCCATTTTCAACGGCGGTCCACCAGGCGTCCTTTACGAATTCATCGTGGTGTCTATGTTCTACTGGACAGTCGCCGCGAGCGTTGCAGAGCTAGCTAGCGCTATTCCTTCATCTGCTGGTGTCTATCACTGGGCTTCTGTTACGCCTGGGCCGAAGTGGGGGAGAATTATTGGGTTCTTTGCGGGATGGTGGAATTATCTTGCTTGGTGTCTTGGGTGTGCTAGCATGTCGAGTATTCTTGCGAATACGCTTGTTCAGATGTATGCTTTGAATCATCCGGGCTTTGTGGCTGAGTCGTGGCATGTGTTTATCACGTATATCATCACGACGTGGTTATCGTGTGCGGCTGTTTGTCTGTGGAACAGTGCTATGCCGGGGCTGAACAAGTTTGGAGttttcatcatcttggcgGGTTTCATCATCACGGTCATCACTGTTACTGTCATGCCTGGAAGAGGAGGTCGTCCGCCGCATGCTAGTTCGGCGTTTGTCTGGAAAGATTGGACTGCTGATATTGGATATCCGGATGGGTTTGTCTTTGTCGCTGGTATGCTCAACGGAGCGTACAGTGTTGGATCGGTTCACGCGACAACTCAACTGGCAGAGGAGATCCCTAACCCAAGCCGAAATGTCCCCATCGCCATCTTATTTCAGGTCGCGACTGGTTTCGTCACTGGTCTTTGCTACCTTATTGCCATCATGTACGCCATCAACGACTACGACGCTCTCTTTGAATCGGCATATCCCATCGCCGAGATCTACCGCCAAGCTACCGGCTCCGCAGCTGGTGCTACCGGGCTGCTATCACTGGTTATGATCTGCATTGCCTTGACAGTCGTTGGGCTCTACATCACCTGCGGTCGAACGCTCTGGGCCCTTGCCCGTGATGGCGCGACTCCTTTCCCTGGAGTGCTAGGCCATGTCCAGGAGTCTCTCGATATGCCTCTCTGGTCTACCATCGTCACAGCTGTCCTGGTTTCAGTCCTCGGCGCCATCTATGTCGGTAGCACAACAGCCTTCAATGCATTCGTCGGAACCTTTATTCTTCTCTGCAGCTGTTCGTTCTTGGCATGCATCCTACCCAATCTCCTCAGTGGACGAAAAAACATTGCTTATGGACCCTTCAGAATGCATGGTATCTGgggttttattattaatgGCATTGCATGTGCTTATCTTCTTATCTGGAGCGTTATCTACTGCTTCCCTTATGCTTTGCCTACAAGTGCGGCGAGCATGAACTATACTTGCGTTATTTGGGGCGGTCTAACTTTCTTGGTTAGTCTTTGGTGGTTCGGAAGTGCAAGAAAAGGATATCAGGGCCCTACGACTACTGGAAGTGTTGTCCCGGGCATGGTTATTGATGCAGCCTGA
- a CDS encoding copper amine oxidase yields MIADTSSIAGYTIFREEPNDAAPDLSNSQHLHPLDPLSIDEIRAAAKIIRDYAKPKSLKFNCLTLREPLKAEYAAFRARTGPRPSRRAFAIVIEKGNGQVSEVVANIADGKVEIWKDVSEVGPTLTLEDLDVCERVARADPRVIQACKDLGIDDMSKIYIDAWAIGVDQRWGYERRLQQGLVYYRASPNDNQYAHPLDFSVVVDTEKEEVLTVDIRYVNGERTKIPLTSHNYMPEFIGENYIDGTLKPINITQPQGVSFRMRGNEISWAGYKMHIGFNYREGIVLSDVRMEDQHEHRERTLFNRISVVEMVVPYGNPDPPHHKKHAFDVGEYGTGLMTNSLKLGCDCKGAIHYLDAVMATGEGDPAIIKNAICIHEEDNGLLYKHTDYRDGTVISARDRKLIISQIITAANYEYGFYHTFTLDGTYKLEIKLTGMLNTYCMHPSETAAPYGTEVAPTINAHNHQHIFSLRVDPEIDGPNNSIVQNDAMPSEAEVGSPENPYGNGFYCKNTPLRTAKEGAANYCHETSRSWAITNPNSINPSAKKPVAYKILNNNCPGLLAKPGSVVYNRAAFARKSLWVTPYKDYEIFPAGDYVCQSTGVENHPHNSTILDWVARDEPIENTDIVCYIQFGLTHFPRTEDFPVMPAEPVSVMLRASNFYQKNPGLWVPPSALCVDAASKDAFGKKEEEAPSSCCATKTLPRL; encoded by the exons ATGATTGCAGACACCTCATCCATCGCCGGCTACACCATCTTTCGGGAAGAGCCCAACGACGCCGCTCCCGACCTCTCAAATTCTCAACATTTACATCCTCTCG ATCCGCTATCGATTGATGAGATTCGCGCTGCCGCAAAGATCATCCGTGATTATGCCAAGCCCAAGTCTCTCAAGTTCAACTGTCTCACTCTCCGTGAGCCCCTAAAGGCAGAATATGCTGCTTTCCGCGCCCGAACTGGTCCCCGACCTTCTCGTCGCGCTTTCGCCATCGTCATCGAAAAGGGCAATGGTCAAGTCTCCGAGGTTGTCGCCAACATCGCCGACGGCAAGGTCGAGATTTGGAAGGACGTCTCTGAAGTCGGTCCTACTCTGACcctcgaggatcttgacgTCTGCGAGCGCGTTGCTCGCGCCGACCCTCGTGTCATTCAGGCCTGCAAGGATCTCGGCATTGACGACATGTCCAAGATCTACATCGATGCTTGGGCAATTGGCGTTGATCAGCGTTGGGGCTATGAGCGCCGTCTCCAGCAGGGTCTGGTGTATTATCGCGCTTCGCCCAACGACAACCAGTATGCGCACCCGCTGGATTTCTCCGTCGTGGTCGAtactgagaaggaggaagtCCTCACTGTTGATATCCGCTACGTCAACGGTGAGCGAACAAAGATTCCTCTCACCTCGCACAACTATATGCCCGAGTTTATTGGCGAGAACTACATTGATGGCACTCTGAAgcccatcaacatcacccaGCCCCAGGGCGTTTCTTTCCGCATGCGAGGAAATGAGATTTCTTGGGCTGGCTACAAGATGCACATTGGATTTAACTACCGTGAAGGTATTGTTCTGTCTGATGTTCGCATGGAGGATCAGCATGAGCACCGCGAGCGCACTCTCTTCAACCGTATCAGTGTCGTCGAGATGGTCGTTCCCTACGGTAACCCCGACCCTCCTCACCACAAGAAGCACGCTTTCGACGTCGGTGAGTATGGTACCGGTCTCATGACCAACTCTCTGAAGCTCGGATGTGATTGCAAGGGCGCCATCCACTACCTCGATGCCGTCATGGCTACTGGTGAGGGTGATCCCGCTATCATCAAGAACGCCATCTGCATTCACGAGGAAGACAACGGTCTTCTGTACAAGCACACCGATTACCGTGACGGCACCGTCATCTCCGCCCGTGATcgcaagctcatcatctctcaAATCATCACCGCCGCCAACTACGAATACGGCTTCTACCATACCTTCACCCTCGACGGTACCTACAAGCTTGAGATCAAGCTGACCGGCATGCTCAACACCTACTGCATGCACCCCAGCGAGACAGCCGCTCCCTACGGAACCGAAGTCGCGCCCACCATCAACGCTCACAACCACCAGCACATCTTCTCCCTCCGTGTTGACCCCGAGATCGACGGACCCAACAATTCCATCGTCCAGAACGACGCTATGCCTTCAGAGGCAGAGGTTGGATCTCCTGAGAACCCCTACGGCAACGGTTTCTACTGCAAGAACACTCCTCTCCGAACAGCCAAGGAGGGCGCTGCGAACTACTGCCACGAGACAAGTCGCTCATGGGCCATCACCAACCCCAACAGCATCAACCCATCCGCCAAGAAGCCCGTTGCTTACAAGatcctcaacaacaactgCCCCGGTCTCCTCGCCAAGCCCGGTAGTGTCGTGTATAACCGCGCTGCCTTCGCTCGCAAGAGTCTCTGGGTTACTCCCTACAAGGACTACGAGATCTTCCCTGCTGGTGACTACGTCTGCCAGTCCACCGGTGTCGAGAACCACCCTCACAACAGCACCATTCTCGACTGGGTAGCCCGCGATGAGCCCATTGAGAACACCGATATCGTCTGCTATATCCAGTTCGGTCTCACTCACTTCCCCCGCACAGAGGACTTCCCCGTGATGCCCGCTGAGCCCGTCAGCGTTATGCTTCGCGCCTCAAATTTCTACCAGAAGAACCCTGGTCTCTGGGTTCCTCCTTCGGCTCTCTGCGTCGATGCTGCATCTAAGGATGCTTTCggcaagaaggaggaggaggctccttcatcttgctgTGCTACCAAGACGCTCCCTCGTCTTTAG
- a CDS encoding amino acid/polyamine transporter I codes for MTNDVETNSALKRTDTTSQAIRDAEDLANFGHDQSLTRKFSMWSMFALAFSVLGTWSTFAQGIDSGLTSGGPIAILWGLVLVFVCNVCVAVSLGEMCSSMPTALGQAYWISRLWPTKAGRFCSYLCAWINMTGWITLSASQIAFMSEFMLKMKVLFQPDWAGADKGWVLFLVYVGVTAAMTLFNVVACRKDIVLPWFNNFVGVSFASLFFIISLAMLISVGTKDNLHYQPASFVFGQWINQTGWPDGVTWFIGLVQAAYGLTAFDAAIHLVEEIPSPRKNIPRVIWLSVVIGAITGFIFMVVCLFCIVDMNIVTDPTTGLAFMDLLKQTVGLQGGTVLLTLFIVNGIGQGIGIVTTASRLTWGFARDGGLPWSGYFAKVDDFWKVPVRALWLQGGVMALIGVLYTFASTVLEAILSVSTIALTVSYGMPILTLLLVGRDKLPPGEFSLGRFGSVINWVGVVYCAITTVFFFFPSAPNPAVADMNYAIAVFGIMLVITLVFWIVKGRITYLETEEAQGNIIYAQRAERANYVDVDVRTKTDTEARRASQTAGPSAS; via the coding sequence ATGACCAACGACGTCGAGACAAACTCTGCGCTCAAGCGCACAGATACCACCAGCCAAGCCATCCGCGATGCAGAAGATCTCGCCAACTTTGGCCATGACCAGAGTCTAACGCGAAAATTCAGCATGTGGAGCATGTTTGCCCTGGCCTTCTCTGTCCTGGGTACGTGGTCTACGTTCGCGCAGGGCATAGACAGCGGCTTGACCAGCGGAGGCCCAATCGCTATCCTCTGGGGCCTGGTTCTCGTGTTTGTCTGTAATGTCTGCGTTGCCGTGTCGCTGGGTGAGATGTGTAGTAGTATGCCTACTGCGCTCGGTCAGGCGTACTGGATCTCGCGATTGTGGCCGACAAAGGCTGGACGGTTCTGCTCGTATCTTTGCGCGTGGATTAACATGACTGGTTGGATCACTTTGTCGGCGTCGCAGATTGCTTTCATGTCTGAGTTTATgctcaagatgaaggttCTATTCCAGCCAGACTGGGCTGGTGCGGATAAGGGATGGGTTCTATTCCTCGTCTACGTCGGCGTCACTGCAGCTATGACTCTATTCAACGTCGTGGCTTGTCGAAAGGACATCGTTCTTCCATGGTTCAACAACTTCGTTGGTGTCTCCTTTGCCAGtcttttcttcatcatcagcttgGCCATGCTCATCTCCGTCGGTACCAAGGACAACCTCCATTATCAGCCTGCCAGCTTCGTCTTTGGACAGTGGATCAACCAGACTGGTTGGCCCGATGGTGTTACCTGGTTCATCGGCCTTGTCCAAGCCGCCTACGGTCTTACGGCCTTCGACGCTGCTATTCACTTGGTCGAAGAAATTCCCTCACCACGAAAGAACATCCCCCGCGTTATCTGGCTCTCGGTCGTCATCGGTGCCATCACTGGTTTCATCTTCATGGTCGTTTGTCTCTTCTGCATCGTGGACATGAACATCGTCACTGATCCTACGACCGGTCTTGCTTTTATGGATCTTCTCAAGCAGACTGTCGGTCTTCAGGGCGGAACTGTCCTTCTGACATTGTTCATCGTGAACGGTATCGGACAGGGTATTGGAATCGTTACGACCGCTTCACGTTTGACTTGGGGTTTCGCTCGAGACGGTGGTCTTCCTTGGAGCGGCTACTTTGCGAAGGTCGACGATTTCTGGAAGGTTCCTGTTCGCGCACTCTGGCTTCAGGGCGGTGTCATGGCTCTCATCGGAGTTCTCTACACTTTCGCCTCAACAGTCTTGGAAGCTATTCTAAGCGTCAGCACAATCGCACTCACAGTATCCTACGGCATGCCCATTCTGACGCTCCTTCTCGTTGGCCGAGATAAGCTCCCACCAGGCGAGTTCTCTCTTGGACGATTCGGCTCAGTCATCAACTGGGTCGGCGTCGTTTACTGTGCCATCACCAccgttttcttcttcttcccgAGCGCACCGAACCCCGCGGTCGCAGACATGAACTACGCCATTGCTGTTTTCGGCATCATGCTTGTCATCACGCTGGTGTTCTGGATCGTCAAGGGACGTATCACTTATCTGGAGACCGAGGAGGCGCAGGGAAACATCATCTATGCGCAGCGCGCGGAGCGGGCTAACTatgttgatgtcgatgtcCGAACCAAGACGGATACGGAAGCTCGTCGAGCTTCTCAGACCGCAGGGCCTAGTGCTTCCTGA
- a CDS encoding aldehyde dehydrogenase, whose protein sequence is MSLDVQLTAPNGRTYKQPTGLFINNEFVPSSNGSKITSINPTNEQEITSVYAASSEDVDKAVRAARRALRNPAWRDLPATERGKLMNRLAELVEENRDILATIETWDNGKPYSVSFNEDMTEVAETLRYYAGFADKVFGQVIETTGDKFGYTIREPIGVCGQIIPWNYPLAMAAWKLGPALACGNAVVLKPAEQTPLSILYFANLVVKAGFPPGVVNIVNGLGTVAGAALASHMDVDKIAFTGSTPTAKTIMKMASSNLKNITLETGGKSPLIVFNDADVDLAAYWAHAGIMSNQGQICTATSRILVQEGIYDKFLAAFRAQVKNISKVGDPFDEKTFQGPQVTKAQYDRILSFVEVGKKEGAKLELGGQPFKKVGDGKGYFIEPTVFTGVSPKMRVFQEEVFGPFVVVSKFSSEEEAISLANDTQYGLGSALFTTNLTRAHQVAKRIEAGMVWINSSNDSDWRIPFGGVKQSGIGRELGEAGLAAYSNIKAVHVNIAAKL, encoded by the exons ATGAGTCTAGACGTTCAACTTACTGCGCCCAATGGGCGAACCTACAAGCAGCCTACTGGGCTgttcatcaacaacgaatTTGTTCCATCCTCAAACGGCAGCAAAATCACTTCAATAAACCCAAC GAATGAGCAGGAAATCACCTCCGTCTACGCCGCATCGTCCGAAGACGTCGACAAAGCTGTCCGCGCAGCTCGTCGCGCCCTTCGCAATCCCGCATGGCGAGACCTGCCAGCTACAGAGCGCGGCAAGCTCATGAACCGACTTGCCGAGCTCGTCGAAGAGAACCGAGACATTCTCGCTACGATCGAAACATGGGATAACGGAAAGCCTTACTCTGTTTCGTTCAATGAGGACATGACTGAGGTGGCTGAGACGTTAAGGTACTATGCTGGCTTTGCGGATAAGGTCTTTGGACAGGTTATTGAGACCACTGGTGATAAGTTTGGATATACTATCCGTGAGCCTATTGGTGTTTGCGGACAGATTATTCC ATGGAACTATCCCCTTGCTATGGCAGCTTGGAAGCTCGGCCCTGCCCTCGCCTGCGGTAACGCCGTAGTCCTAAAGCCCGCCGAGCAAACACCCCTCTCAATCCTCTACTTCGCCAACCTCGTCGTCAAGGCCGGCTTCCCCCCCGGTGtcgtcaacatcgtcaacggTCTCGGAACCGTCGCCGGTGCAGCCCTCGCTTCTCACATGGACGTCGATAAGATTGCCTTCACTGGCTCTACCCCAACAGCCAAGACAATCATGAAGATGGCTAGCAGCAACCTAAAGAACATCACTTTAGAGACTGGCGGCAAGAGTCCTCTGATCGTCTTCAatgatgctgatgttgatTTGGCTGCTTATTGGGCCCATGCTGGTATCATGTCAAACCAGGGTCAGATCTGCACTGCAACAAGTCGTATTCTCGTTCAAGAAGGCATCTACGATAAGTTTCTCGCTGCTTTCAGAGCTCAAGTCAAGAACATCTCCAAGGTCGGTGATCCCTTTGACGAGAAGACCTTCCAAGGTCCTCAAGTTACAAAGGCTCAATACGACCGCATTCTCTCTTTCGTCGAAGTTGGTAAGAAAGAAGGTGCCAAACTTGAGCTCGGCGGCCAGCCATTCAAGAAGGTCGGCGATGGAAAGGGCTACTTCATCGAACCTACAGTCTTCACTGGTGTTTCCCCCAAGATGCGAGTTTTCCAGGAAGAGGTTTTCGGACCATTTGTGGTGGTTAGCAAGTTTAgctctgaagaagaagctatcAGCTTAGCCAACGATACTCAGTATGGTCTCGGCAGTGCCTTGTTTACTACAAACTTGACGAGGGCGCATCAGGTAGCGAAGAGGATTGAAGCTGGTATGGTTTGGATTAACTCGAGCAATGATAGTGACTGGAGGATTCCATTCGGTGGAGTCAAGCAGAGTGGTATTGGAAGGGAGTTGGGAGAGGCTGGTCTTGCGGCATATTCGAATATCAAGGCTGTGCATGTTAACATTGCGGCGAAGTTGTAA
- a CDS encoding uncharacterized protein (expressed protein): MAVYLNDISLLEDTLSNEDLILCPFHQKPLSTTDSQFTALLSFQTPVPQAGRLIDDEGGFRPPKCGKSLVRLANPVKLAVKLDKMECIILLLKSVSNGQRELDLYRKDIVTEVALPEQIDLLRVAIESGRPLTRYRFLAPSIADTIWMNGRTDLSTRSPAGIKLSKLLETTTNPKVFNLAYDAILDGYSEDEGVWWTKGFSSGADTLASWGLRRLQRAVLDDCLPIVRRLIELDYALGPTRSIEDLKDEEPNVVADIINGERTVDIALPIAVKRGNLEMVELLFMAGANRKRKNVRKAMRIAVEQGNLAMLEVLASQGSPAGLLNRKAKQRWKRKMEEAGRQNMLKWLEM; this comes from the coding sequence ATGGCTGTCTACTTGAACGATATTTCTCTTCTCGAAGATACCCTCTCCAATGAGGATTTGATCCTTTGTCCCTTCCACCAAAAGCCACTATCAACGACAGATAGCCAATTTACAGCACTGCTATCGTTCCAGACACCTGTTCCTCAGGCTGGCCGCCTAATAGACGATGAAGGTGGCTTCAGGCCGCCGAAATGTGGAAAGTCTCTTGTCAGACTTGCAAACCCAGTTAAACTTGCTGTCAAGTTGGACAAGATGGAATGCATCATCCTCTTATTGAAGAGTGTTTCTAACGGACAACGCGAACTTGATCTGTATAGGAAGGACATAGTCACTGAAGTTGCTCTCCCGGAGCAGATTGACCTTTTGCGCGTTGCAATTGAGTCGGGTCGGCCTCTCACGAGATACCGATTTCTCGCACCGTCAATTGCGGATACTATCTGGATGAACGGACGAACTGACCTTTCTACAAGATCGCCTGCTGGTATCAAGTTGAGCAAATTGCTAGAGACAACAACCAATCCTAAGGTTTTCAATCTGGCGTACGATGCTATATTGGATGGTTAtagtgaggatgaaggcGTTTGGTGGACCAAGGGTTTCTCCTCCGGGGCAGACACTCTCGCATCTTGGGGCTTGAGAAGGCTTCAACGCGCTGTATTGGACGACTGTCTGCCCATCGTTCGAAGACTCATAGAATTGGATTATGCATTAGGTCCGACACGAAGCATTGAGGAtttgaaggatgaggagcCCAATGTTGTTGCCGACATAATTAATGGCGAAAGGACGGTAGATATAGCTCTGCCTATCGCGGTCAAAAGAGGGAATCTTGAGATGGTGGAACTTTTATTCATGGCTGGCGCGAATAGGAAGCGCAAAAATGTTCGGAAAGCGATGAGAATTGCTGTGGAACAGGGTAACCTTGCAATGCTTGAGGTTTTGGCAAGTCAAGGATCTCCGGCGGGACTATTGAACCGAAAGGCAAAACAACGTTGGAAGCGAAAGATGGAAGAGGCAGGCAGGCAGAATATGCTGAAATGGCTAGAAATGA